From a region of the Natronogracilivirga saccharolytica genome:
- the fabZ gene encoding 3-hydroxyacyl-ACP dehydratase FabZ encodes MRIEEIKSLLPHRYPFLLVDRVLELGEKNIVAIKNVTSNEEFFNGHFPGAAVMPGVLQVEALAQAGCLLTLKNKIDNPDEVIIVFSGIKNARFRRPVVPGDQLRLEVELVSSRRNFLTMGGKATVDGDMACEIEATAAIVPKDKL; translated from the coding sequence ATGAGAATTGAAGAAATCAAGTCGCTGCTGCCGCATCGTTACCCGTTCCTGCTGGTAGACCGCGTACTGGAGCTGGGAGAAAAAAATATCGTAGCCATCAAAAACGTCACTTCGAATGAAGAGTTTTTTAATGGTCACTTTCCCGGTGCAGCCGTCATGCCGGGAGTGCTGCAGGTGGAAGCTCTGGCTCAGGCCGGCTGTCTGCTGACACTAAAAAACAAAATTGATAATCCGGATGAAGTAATCATCGTCTTTTCGGGTATAAAAAATGCGCGGTTCAGAAGACCGGTAGTGCCCGGTGACCAGTTGCGGCTGGAGGTAGAGCTCGTCAGCTCACGCCGGAATTTCCTGACCATGGGGGGAAAGGCAACTGTGGACGGTGACATGGCTTGTGAAATTGAGGCAACCGCAGCTATTGTGCCCAAAGATAAATTATGA
- the ubiE gene encoding bifunctional demethylmenaquinone methyltransferase/2-methoxy-6-polyprenyl-1,4-benzoquinol methylase UbiE, translating into MSEEVRRMFASISGRYDLLNSVLSLGVHHSWRKKAVKFTGARQGMHVLDCATGTGDLAIEYKKAVGSGGTVVGTDFCAEMLSPAPEKARKQNVDIRWEVADAMDLPYEDDSFDISSIAFGIRNVDDIQTALAEMARVVRPGGKVMVLEFGQPYGLMKYPFRLHSKYVIPSLGAWISGNKDAYQYLPETSAAFPAGEQFAAEMKKNGRFQSVEFIPLMQGIAYIYSGKVL; encoded by the coding sequence ATGAGTGAAGAAGTTCGGCGGATGTTTGCATCCATATCGGGTCGCTATGACCTGCTCAATTCGGTATTATCACTGGGTGTGCATCACAGCTGGCGGAAAAAAGCCGTAAAGTTCACCGGGGCCAGACAGGGAATGCATGTACTGGATTGTGCGACGGGCACCGGTGATCTGGCAATAGAATACAAAAAGGCAGTCGGATCCGGCGGCACCGTGGTGGGAACTGATTTTTGTGCAGAAATGCTCTCCCCCGCCCCCGAAAAGGCCCGCAAACAAAATGTTGATATCCGGTGGGAAGTCGCCGACGCCATGGACCTCCCGTACGAAGACGACTCGTTCGACATCAGCAGCATCGCCTTCGGTATTCGCAATGTTGATGATATCCAGACTGCACTGGCAGAAATGGCGCGGGTGGTCAGGCCGGGTGGAAAAGTAATGGTGCTGGAGTTTGGTCAGCCCTACGGTTTGATGAAGTATCCGTTCCGGTTGCACAGTAAATATGTTATTCCTTCACTGGGAGCATGGATCAGCGGCAACAAGGATGCATACCAGTATCTTCCTGAAACCAGTGCCGCATTTCCGGCAGGAGAACAGTTTGCAGCGGAGATGAAAAAAAACGGAAGATTTCAGTCCGTTGAATTTATTCCGCTCATGCAGGGGATTGCCTACATTTATTCCGGAAAAGTATTGTAA
- a CDS encoding ComF family protein yields the protein MQDSLWEFDKGGYLQDVLHHLKYSGVSELGRVLGRKLSLKLRKNPFFDLDEEVLLLPVPLHPSRQRKRGYNQSAMIAEGISKATGAEIVDQSAIKRIKNTRTQTGLSSASRKNNIAGAFQLAKPEVFQSGRVLIIDDVITTGATMLELAGVVRPLCDHIGLATVARA from the coding sequence ATGCAGGACTCACTTTGGGAGTTTGACAAGGGTGGATACCTGCAGGATGTCCTGCATCATCTGAAATACAGTGGGGTGTCTGAACTTGGCAGGGTCCTGGGACGAAAATTAAGCCTCAAGCTGAGGAAAAATCCGTTTTTTGACCTCGATGAGGAAGTGCTGCTTTTGCCGGTACCGCTTCATCCGTCACGCCAGAGGAAAAGAGGCTATAATCAATCAGCCATGATAGCGGAAGGAATATCTAAAGCAACCGGAGCTGAAATAGTTGACCAGTCGGCAATAAAACGCATAAAGAATACCCGGACTCAGACGGGGCTAAGTTCTGCATCAAGAAAAAATAACATAGCAGGAGCATTTCAGCTTGCCAAACCTGAAGTGTTTCAGTCCGGCAGGGTTCTTATCATCGATGATGTCATCACAACCGGTGCTACCATGCTTGAATTAGCCGGAGTTGTCAGACCTTTATGTGATCACATTGGACTTGCTACGGTTGCAAGGGCATAA
- a CDS encoding helix-turn-helix domain-containing protein, translated as MSNISDDLVQIRKSKRLSRQDVYYKCRLPIETIEAIEDGSIFSGTTKNKTYLRSYFRTYAKAVGIADSDMINALDEHEIGTYNDGLYQIYVAGNSGGRDSEDKKKDTAEEDWGKPDKKADDKEPEQQAKGSADESDRNDTGSASEESSPQPADDRKKNEGLKKSQTITPESQEKTIDDVEWEDKSLKKPLSTSTMATESAAGASSSSDEKSAPPDLKNIDWASRVKTAVYKPQRNRLFWVIIAILLALAIAAGSIYWFWQPEEDPLTRAPAAEENAVTAENESGSHAGDTDDTGADPEESTAAAGSGTGDSPQVAEPSDQAEPPAPDEAPEPDGQVAPDDPGIAGEEPVADDISGPETSDETIGELGMPVEDQDDDAAAEMDESTITDELFTDSVEDDTLFIYAYALHGNLEPIRVHSDLFTEQEDNGSLPLRPYWVEQGQLMRFDFTDEITFQGTLSRMVLIFNGNLIEDFSQFYLDGTRVRLTRADLADNDQFAEPDSDIFENMPLPVSILDRPRFSP; from the coding sequence ATGTCCAACATTTCCGACGACCTTGTTCAAATCAGAAAGTCAAAGCGACTGAGCAGGCAGGATGTCTATTACAAATGCCGACTCCCGATCGAAACCATTGAAGCAATCGAGGACGGGTCGATCTTTTCCGGAACGACGAAAAACAAAACGTACCTGAGAAGCTATTTCCGGACCTACGCAAAAGCCGTGGGAATTGCTGATTCCGACATGATCAATGCCCTTGATGAACATGAAATCGGCACGTACAATGACGGGCTTTATCAGATCTATGTTGCCGGCAACAGCGGCGGCAGGGATTCAGAAGACAAAAAAAAGGATACCGCCGAAGAAGATTGGGGCAAACCGGATAAAAAAGCTGATGATAAAGAGCCGGAACAGCAGGCAAAGGGTTCAGCGGATGAAAGTGACCGCAATGATACCGGATCAGCTTCTGAAGAATCCTCGCCGCAACCAGCCGATGACAGGAAAAAAAACGAGGGCCTGAAAAAGTCCCAGACCATTACCCCTGAATCTCAGGAAAAAACAATCGATGATGTTGAATGGGAAGACAAAAGTCTGAAAAAACCACTATCCACTTCTACAATGGCAACGGAGTCAGCAGCAGGGGCATCTTCATCATCAGATGAAAAATCCGCACCGCCCGACCTCAAAAACATTGACTGGGCTTCAAGAGTTAAAACTGCTGTCTACAAACCGCAAAGAAACCGCCTCTTCTGGGTTATAATTGCAATTTTACTGGCCCTGGCAATTGCCGCAGGATCCATTTACTGGTTCTGGCAGCCGGAAGAGGATCCGCTTACCCGTGCTCCTGCAGCAGAAGAGAACGCGGTTACTGCAGAAAATGAATCCGGCAGCCATGCAGGTGATACGGATGACACGGGTGCCGACCCGGAAGAATCAACGGCCGCAGCCGGAAGCGGAACCGGTGACAGTCCACAGGTGGCGGAACCATCCGATCAAGCCGAACCACCGGCGCCTGATGAAGCCCCTGAACCTGACGGACAGGTCGCGCCTGATGATCCCGGCATCGCCGGTGAAGAGCCGGTTGCGGATGACATCTCCGGACCTGAAACATCCGACGAAACAATCGGCGAGCTTGGAATGCCGGTTGAAGATCAGGATGATGATGCAGCTGCAGAAATGGATGAAAGCACGATCACCGACGAACTTTTCACAGATTCGGTTGAGGACGACACTCTGTTTATTTATGCCTATGCACTTCACGGAAATCTCGAACCGATCAGGGTGCACTCTGACCTGTTTACTGAACAAGAAGACAACGGAAGCCTGCCGCTGCGCCCGTACTGGGTCGAACAGGGACAGTTGATGCGGTTCGATTTTACTGATGAAATCACATTTCAGGGAACACTTTCACGAATGGTCCTGATCTTCAATGGCAATCTCATCGAGGATTTCAGTCAGTTTTATCTGGACGGAACCCGGGTTCGTCTCACCAGAGCTGATCTGGCGGATAACGACCAGTTTGCTGAACCCGATTCCGACATCTTTGAAAACATGCCCCTTCCCGTCTCGATTTTAGACCGTCCTCGTTTTTCACCGTAA
- the ligA gene encoding NAD-dependent DNA ligase LigA encodes MNNEKAGKRVRELRSLLEAANDAYYQEAAPLMSDREYDLLLDELRKLEEEYGFDAGSSPTSRVGGKPTKEFPTVVHPVPMLSLSNTYNSDELNDFDRRVKNILGHENYSYMAELKYDGMAVRLRYENGRLTLGATRGDGTQGDDITPNIRTIRDVPLEIPAEIAPEVEIRGEAYMEVAAFAKMNNQRSENGESVFANPRNATAGTLKLQNPATVSRRPIRMFAYDLLIDDDNRQRTQEEKLNILEEAGFQVCEHRKRCKNIDEVHDVISSWAGIRKNLPYETDGVVVKVNEERYREILGQTAKAPRWAIAYKFEAEQAVSRIREITLQVGRLGTITPVAELEPVSLAGTTVKRATLHNEEEIQRKDIRVGDQVTVEKAGDIIPQVINVILQEDKHRDAPFKMPEKCPACDSKLVKLPEEVAWRCTNNQCPPQIRSRLEHFASRDAMDIEGLGSAVVGQLVAAGLVQTFPDLYRISKEDLIPLERMGKKSAENLVNAIHKSKEKPFEKVLYALGIRFVGVTVARDLAKAFSDIDKLSAASEEDLCEVDSIGPRIAASVRSFFSNPDNSLMVRQLREIGLQMETESPSDNTGNLSGLTFVLTGTLPGLKRNDARSMIEKNGGKVSTSVSKKTDYVVAGDEAGSKLDKAKKLGIRILDESEFIRFIEKR; translated from the coding sequence ATGAATAATGAGAAGGCAGGCAAGAGGGTGAGGGAACTGAGATCCCTTCTGGAAGCGGCCAATGATGCTTATTACCAGGAAGCTGCACCGCTGATGTCGGATCGCGAATATGATCTGCTTCTTGATGAACTGCGTAAGCTTGAAGAAGAGTATGGTTTTGATGCAGGCAGTTCCCCGACCAGCAGGGTTGGAGGAAAGCCAACCAAAGAGTTTCCTACGGTTGTTCATCCGGTTCCCATGCTCAGTCTTTCCAACACGTACAACAGTGACGAACTTAATGATTTTGACCGCAGGGTAAAAAACATACTGGGCCATGAAAACTACAGTTATATGGCCGAACTGAAGTATGACGGCATGGCTGTCAGACTTCGTTACGAAAATGGCCGCCTGACCCTTGGAGCAACAAGAGGTGACGGTACTCAAGGAGATGATATTACCCCCAATATTCGCACTATCCGCGACGTACCGCTTGAAATTCCTGCAGAAATTGCACCTGAAGTCGAAATACGCGGTGAAGCGTATATGGAAGTTGCGGCGTTTGCAAAAATGAATAATCAGCGATCCGAAAACGGTGAGAGTGTTTTCGCCAACCCCCGCAATGCTACTGCCGGAACGCTGAAGCTGCAAAATCCCGCTACGGTTTCTCGTCGTCCGATACGTATGTTCGCCTACGATCTTCTTATCGACGATGACAACAGGCAGCGCACGCAGGAAGAAAAACTGAATATTCTTGAGGAGGCCGGGTTTCAGGTCTGTGAACACCGCAAGCGATGCAAAAATATAGATGAGGTGCACGATGTGATTTCCTCCTGGGCCGGAATACGGAAAAACCTCCCTTATGAAACCGATGGCGTAGTCGTAAAAGTCAACGAAGAGCGTTACCGCGAAATCCTTGGTCAGACTGCAAAAGCACCGCGATGGGCTATTGCCTACAAATTCGAAGCCGAACAGGCTGTAAGCCGCATCCGCGAAATTACCCTGCAGGTTGGCCGGCTGGGTACCATAACACCGGTTGCTGAACTTGAGCCTGTGTCACTGGCAGGAACCACGGTCAAAAGAGCGACGCTTCACAACGAAGAGGAAATTCAGCGGAAAGACATTCGTGTTGGTGATCAGGTGACCGTTGAAAAAGCGGGAGATATCATCCCCCAGGTCATTAACGTGATCTTGCAGGAAGACAAACATCGCGATGCGCCCTTCAAAATGCCGGAAAAATGTCCGGCATGTGATTCAAAGCTGGTAAAGCTTCCCGAAGAGGTTGCCTGGCGCTGTACCAACAACCAGTGCCCGCCGCAGATCCGGAGCCGGCTCGAACATTTCGCATCCCGTGACGCAATGGATATCGAAGGTCTGGGAAGTGCCGTAGTCGGTCAGCTGGTTGCTGCCGGACTCGTGCAGACATTTCCCGATTTATACCGTATTTCAAAAGAAGACCTGATACCACTGGAGCGAATGGGTAAAAAAAGCGCTGAGAATCTTGTCAATGCTATTCACAAAAGCAAGGAGAAGCCATTTGAAAAAGTCCTTTATGCTCTTGGCATCAGGTTTGTAGGTGTTACTGTAGCCCGTGATCTGGCAAAGGCATTCTCTGATATTGATAAATTGTCAGCAGCCTCGGAAGAAGATCTCTGCGAGGTTGATTCCATCGGACCGCGTATCGCCGCGTCAGTCCGCTCCTTTTTCTCCAATCCTGACAACAGCTTAATGGTCAGACAGCTGCGTGAAATCGGATTGCAAATGGAAACGGAGAGCCCGTCAGATAATACCGGAAACTTGTCAGGCCTGACTTTTGTCCTCACCGGAACACTGCCGGGTTTGAAACGCAACGATGCCAGGTCAATGATTGAAAAGAACGGCGGAAAAGTCTCAACGTCTGTCAGTAAAAAAACCGACTATGTCGTTGCCGGTGATGAAGCAGGCAGCAAACTTGACAAGGCAAAGAAACTTGGTATCAGGATTCTGGATGAATCTGAATTCATCAGATTCATTGAAAAAAGATGA
- a CDS encoding STAS domain-containing protein: MKFEIQTEDNYSIMTLKSERLDSKVAPELKSQFIVLANTSDSGHLILDLSAISFADSSGLGALLLAQRLYRDLDRNLVLCNVPERIKSLLSISQLDNAFTIAADTDEGITLASEMEE; encoded by the coding sequence ATGAAGTTTGAAATTCAGACCGAAGACAATTATTCCATAATGACCCTGAAATCGGAGCGGCTTGACAGCAAGGTGGCTCCGGAACTCAAAAGCCAGTTCATCGTTCTGGCCAATACCAGTGACTCCGGTCACCTTATTCTGGATTTGAGTGCTATCAGTTTTGCTGATTCAAGTGGCCTGGGGGCATTGCTGCTTGCACAAAGACTCTACCGGGATCTTGACCGCAATCTTGTATTATGCAATGTTCCTGAGCGTATAAAGAGCCTGCTGAGCATTTCCCAGCTCGACAACGCATTTACCATTGCCGCTGATACCGATGAAGGCATTACTCTTGCCTCTGAGATGGAAGAGTAA